The genomic interval GCCCATCAAAGCTCCAGGCAGAGGGAGAAGATGGTTGAGGCAGGAATCGTACAAGTTCTACTAGAAGTGGCCTTGTTGGGTAGCTGTTTAGCTCAGAAAAGAGCATTGAAGCTACTGCAGTGGTTTAAGGATGGGCGGCGAGCGAAAATGGGGCCTCATTCGGGGCCACAGACGGGGAGGGTGGCGGTTGGGTCGCCGGTGAATCAGTGGGAGGCGGATGAGGgtaggaagataatgaagaTGTTGGTGAAGCAAAGCCTTTACAAGAACATGGAGACCATTACTCGACGAGCCAATGCTGCCTtgggttcttcttcttcttcttcttccaagttgaaggctttggtggttagTTCAAGCTCCAAGAGCCTGCCTTACTAGAGGTTCATTTCACATTCTCAGTGCAGGCGAGGATGGAAATGAACAACTTCGAATTCTCCTTCCATCAAAGTGCACACTGTGCAAGCTTATGGCGGTTCACTTTGTCATGTAGAGCTCAACTTTTTTATAAACTAAGTTGATGAAATTTACAAGTAGTTGTAATAGTGGGAATTGGGTAAATTACACAGTTtacttttgtatattttgaacTCCCAACTTATTCCTCATGAAAAGCTTTAAGATTTGTGAATTGTGAATGTTGCTATTTTCTGCCGtcattataaatttatccaccatttgggcttgggcccgCGTCCACCAGGGTTCCCATCTAGCAAATAGTAACTTCGAACTTCTCTTAGAAGCCCACCAGAGACGAAGCAACTATCAATCATGCACAGGGCCTAGGCCCTTTTTGTCAACCGCATGAAAAAGCTGAGTTTTAGGGCTGCGAATTTTGCTGGATGTGTTGGAATGAAATGGCCTGTTGCCGAGCCcgccccccccctctctctctctatttatatagCGCTGGAAATGCTCTCTCcccacctctctttctctctctgtccctctctctttctcgctcACTAGGGTTTATTCTCTCTGGCTCATGGACACTCACTACCCGGCGGTGGACCCTTCAAAGAAGCGCAAGGCGGATGAGAACGGCGCCGCATTTGCCGCCACCGACGGCGCCCCACCGCTCAGCCACCTCCTCACTCCTGACGACGCCCGCAAAATCATCGAGCCCTTAAACCGGGACCAGCTTCTGGATATTCTCAAGACCGCGGTTCTCCGCCACGGCGACGTCCTCGCCGATGTGCGTTCTGTCGCTGATGGCGACCCTTCCAAGCGCAAGCTCTTCGTCCGTGGCCTTGGATGGGAGACCACCACTGACAAGCTCCGTAGCCTCTTCTCCGCCTTTGGCGAGCTCGAGGAGGCTATTGTTATTACCGACAAAGCTACGGGAAGATCGAAGGGCTACGGTTTTGTTACCTTCAAGCATGTAGATGGCGCTTTGGTGGCTTTGAAGGAGCCGAGCAAGAAAATCGACGGCCGAATGACTGTGACGCAGCTCGCATCGGCCGGAATTTCTGGCGGCGGCGGAGGGGGCGGCGGCGTAGATGTTTCGCTGAGGAAGATTTATGTCGGGAATGTGCCGTTTGAGATTTCGTCGGAGAGGTTGCTGGCGTACTTCTCGGCTTATGGCGAGATTGAGGAAGGGCCGCTAGGGTTTGATAAGCAAAGTGGAAAAGCAAAGGGGTTCGCTTTCTTTGTTTACAAGACCGAGGAGGGCGCTAGGGCTTCGCTTGTCGATCCTATTAAGACTATTGATGGGCACCAGGTGATGTGTAAATTGGCGGTCGATGGAAAAAAAGGGAAGGCAGGTCCGCCAACCGGTGATGTTGGTACTGGTGTGCCGCCGCCAGGGCCGATGCCGGGTTCACTAAATACTGGCTATGGTGTGCCTGGTACTGGTGGGTATGGTGGCTTCTCGGGGCTGCCTCAACAAAATCCCCCTCTGAATTCTCCAGCGGTCGGAGGTCCTGCGTTTGGTACCCAGGGGCCTGCCTCATATGGCGGTCCTGGTGGCGGGTACGGTGCCGGTCTAGGCGGGGGTGGTGGGTACGGTGGTTCACAGTATGGTGGGTCAGCTGTGGGTGAGTATGGTGGATTGAGCAATGTTGGTTCTGGCTATAGGTTGCCCCCTAGTTCTGTTGGGATGCAGGCAAGCGGATACCCAGATAGTGGCAATTACGGGTTGAACAGTGCGTCGTCAGGTTTTCCAACACAAATGCCTCAACCGCCTTCAGGGCCTAGAGTTCCTCCTGGTGGGATGTACCAGGGAATCCCACCCTATTTCTAAGGTAATTTCTTGTACATTTTTTAATAGCATAGATGTATGATGTACAATATTCATTGGTTAGCAACTATGAGGTTCAATCTATTTTGCAACCAGGTATATTGATTGGGGTTCATCAAATTGGTGGGTGATTGATTAGCTTGGTTCAGTTTGTACTTGAGATTGTTGCTTGTTTGGCATTGTCTTTTAActattagttgattgaatttccTTCTGTTGGGATGTGTATGGGATGTTTTGTTGTCTACGTAATTGAGTTGGTTTCCTGTTCTTTCTATGAAAGCACATCTATCAAgcaaagacaaaaagaaaatccATGTTTTATTCATTATTGATGTAGTCTAAGTTATGAAATACAGTCACCTGTCTCTGTCATATGTTGTCTTTGGTCatgccattaatttttttttaagtttttgctCCAATATCAAGTTCCTATAGTTGTTGGAAGGCCTTCTGATCAATATCATTTTACttgcattaaaaataatttgctcAAGTATTGTCATGATGATTTGTCTAGTAAATTAATGAAACTGTGTGCTAATTTGAGCAATAtaattccttatttcctttgCTTCATGACCTCTATGTTGATACAACTGAAGTTAAATCCTTTTTGGTtttctgggatttttttttattttttggtgatcTGATGTTATGTTACTTATTCCATCAGAAGTTTTTGATAGGTTTATGGTCTGCAACATTCAACACGGTAACTTTTTTATTTGTACTTCGATGttacttcttatttttcaaatgcGAAGGTTGCTTCCCTTTCCATCCCATCCAGCAGTAGTATTTATCTTGCAGTTGATAAGTAGGCAAGGTTCCCCTGAttcgttttattttttttattgcagtGTGAAGTCTGTCTTTTGCTGTTTGAGTGACATTAGCTTGCTACACTGTGGGTGCCACAGTTAAATACTTGAGTAACAATATGTTATGCTATTTTGTGCTATAAATATTCTATGAATGACCCTTCATGTGTAGCTAaggattgttttttttttttttttttaaacttaaaccAGAAGATAAAACCATAAATGGAAATGACTGTGAGGctataattcatgtagctgaaccaacataatgggataaaggctttgTATTGTGTTGTTACTGTTGTTGCTTTTAACCACttaaaacacaattttgttTCTGCATGGAGTTATGAATCTAAAATGTTGTATTTGCCAATAATGGTGAAATGATTTTATTAGAAATTACACTTGATCAGGacagaaagaaattgaattttgcTTCGCCCaaacttttctttctcttgaatAGCTTTAAGTTAGGCGTATGATAACTTCCTGGGTCTTGTGGATATATTATCATTGCAAAGATAAAATTCATGTCTgttttatatataatgaaacccaatgaaataatatataaaaattgccCTTAACTTTGTTTTGTTGAatgttatttcaattttcaactGTGATGTGTGTGAGCATGTgcaattttatttgtttcctcAAAAGCTAGGATAGTTGCCTTTGAGTCTGCAGTGGCAACAAGAGGGTTATCATGCTTACTGTTCTCACTTTATGATCTTATTTTACTGTATTTATTGTTGTTTATGTTTTGGATGATTTGAAACATAACTTGCCCCTTTTGCCTTTTCTGTCTTattgtttgtattttgtttgttaaattaaaaGATAGTCTTGTTAGTTCAAGATTTTTTAAGGTTAATTCTAttatttggtctttttttttggggtgtgggggggggggggggggggggggggaacagtTCTGTACCATGTCATCTATGTGGTGGCTTATCTTGGGTGACACTTTATCTGGGAGTTGCTGTTTTCACAATTCTTGGTTGGACGCGTAAGACTTGTGCTGTCATTACTTGCCAAAACACTAATGGCTCTACTGTGTCAATGTATCTTGCAATTGAAGATGTGATATAGACATGCCAttgctttattttcttcccttttatatttggattttgaaTGATGGATTTAGTTGTATATGGGTATTTGATCCAGGTGTATGAGAGCTTCATGGGCGCAAATTTAAATGGTTGTGATGATTTCGTGATTGCAGACAATGAAATCTTGGTTGATAAATGGACTGCTGTACATTTGCTGCTTCACCCATAGTTTTTGGCTTTTCTGATGTATTTGTCGAAGTTGACCAGATCGAATCTAGAATCTAGCTTCAGTATTTAAAGCTGTTGCAGTATTTGTGATTAGTTGAACTGATAAATGTTTTTCCTGTTTATCTTTTTTACTAAAGTGAGTTGCAGTATGTGGTTAGTTGAACTACTAAATGATTTCCCACATTGTTGTTCTCTAATATATTAAATACCAGCTACTAGTTCTTACTTTCTAGCTATATTCATGGAATATTTCTTGACAATTACCGTGATTGCTAACAAAAACAGTTATTCCAGCCAGATTGGAAATCTTGGGAAAGAGCAAGGAACATAGCTTTCTCATTTGTATGTGTGCATCTATGTGCACTTATCCATGTCTTCTTGAAAGTGGGACTAAGTAGTTAAAAAATCTTCTTTTGCTTGGTAgtaaatttttctttctttatatctgttttgaatttcttttctcCAATTTGGAGGGatgtgattaattaaaattcatgattctcataaaataaaaataagaaaagcaaaaaaaaaaaaaaaaaagaacggAAGAGACATTAGGAGCTGGCATTGCTCATTTAATGTGTAATGATGACACTTAGCAACTATTTTAGATTAGGCCCATGAATGGTGGACTATATCTCACAGAGGAGGCCTTTTTACTTGAACAGTCTTCTGACCTTTCGTCGTCtttgtttttttgggttttCTCTGTCTGC from Diospyros lotus cultivar Yz01 chromosome 8, ASM1463336v1, whole genome shotgun sequence carries:
- the LOC127808046 gene encoding UBP1-associated protein 2C-like, with protein sequence MDTHYPAVDPSKKRKADENGAAFAATDGAPPLSHLLTPDDARKIIEPLNRDQLLDILKTAVLRHGDVLADVRSVADGDPSKRKLFVRGLGWETTTDKLRSLFSAFGELEEAIVITDKATGRSKGYGFVTFKHVDGALVALKEPSKKIDGRMTVTQLASAGISGGGGGGGGVDVSLRKIYVGNVPFEISSERLLAYFSAYGEIEEGPLGFDKQSGKAKGFAFFVYKTEEGARASLVDPIKTIDGHQVMCKLAVDGKKGKAGPPTGDVGTGVPPPGPMPGSLNTGYGVPGTGGYGGFSGLPQQNPPLNSPAVGGPAFGTQGPASYGGPGGGYGAGLGGGGGYGGSQYGGSAVGEYGGLSNVGSGYRLPPSSVGMQASGYPDSGNYGLNSASSGFPTQMPQPPSGPRVPPGGMYQGIPPYF